Proteins encoded in a region of the Halodesulfovibrio marinisediminis DSM 17456 genome:
- the pnuC gene encoding nicotinamide riboside transporter PnuC: MELVNFILGFVEAMSWAERISIATGLIYIVLSVRQKPLCWPIGIISVGIWMVVVFDGKLYMDAFLQFVYVVLGFYGWWQWLRGGENDTPLPVRTVDRALAMKLAAIGVVAIAIFGYISQNVLHAAFPWLDTITTVISLIAQYLLARKYLENWILWIVADAMYIYIYFAKGWTGYSGLMAVYTIMAVAGFYSWYKSMQTESVSAEGKCQTA; encoded by the coding sequence ATGGAATTAGTAAACTTCATTCTCGGCTTTGTAGAAGCTATGAGTTGGGCTGAGCGTATTTCAATCGCAACAGGGTTAATTTATATTGTTCTGAGCGTTAGGCAAAAGCCGTTATGCTGGCCTATTGGTATCATTAGTGTTGGCATTTGGATGGTCGTTGTGTTTGACGGCAAGCTCTACATGGATGCCTTTCTTCAGTTCGTCTACGTAGTACTTGGTTTTTATGGTTGGTGGCAGTGGTTGCGTGGTGGTGAAAACGATACTCCGTTGCCAGTACGTACTGTTGATCGTGCTCTTGCGATGAAGCTCGCTGCCATTGGTGTAGTTGCAATCGCAATTTTTGGATATATTTCGCAAAACGTGTTACATGCTGCGTTTCCATGGCTTGATACCATTACAACCGTCATCAGTTTGATTGCCCAATACCTGCTGGCTCGTAAGTACTTGGAAAACTGGATTCTGTGGATTGTTGCGGACGCGATGTATATCTACATCTACTTTGCTAAAGGGTGGACTGGGTACAGCGGTCTTATGGCGGTATACACGATTATGGCTGTTGCTGGTTTCTATAGCTGGTACAAATCCATGCAGACAGAATCTGTAAGCGCAGAGGGCAAATGTCAGACTGCATAA
- a CDS encoding AAA family ATPase yields the protein MSDCITAKRVGAGGSSPVRIVLTGSECTGKSTLGAMLAEHYGVPYVEEYLREYFIANDGVLTLEDAVPIAKGQLKAELAVETQEPRFLLCDTNMLSSAVYNKYYYGTNPEWIESALLQREYTLYLLCGVDIPWEDDGQRDRPEEREYMQGLFQKELEDRNLAFVKIQGTRQERFARAVEAIDVILSAAN from the coding sequence ATGTCAGACTGCATAACTGCTAAAAGAGTGGGAGCAGGGGGCAGTTCTCCCGTTCGCATTGTGCTGACCGGTTCTGAATGTACAGGTAAATCTACGTTGGGTGCCATGCTCGCAGAGCATTACGGCGTTCCATATGTAGAAGAATATTTGCGTGAGTACTTTATTGCTAATGACGGGGTGCTTACGCTTGAAGACGCCGTTCCTATTGCAAAGGGGCAGTTGAAGGCAGAGCTTGCTGTAGAGACTCAAGAGCCTCGTTTTTTGCTCTGTGACACGAATATGTTGTCTTCTGCTGTGTATAATAAGTATTACTATGGAACAAATCCTGAGTGGATTGAATCTGCCTTATTGCAGCGTGAGTACACTTTGTACTTGCTCTGTGGAGTAGATATTCCGTGGGAAGATGATGGGCAGCGGGACAGACCTGAAGAGCGCGAATACATGCAAGGTTTATTTCAAAAAGAATTGGAAGACCGAAATCTTGCTTTTGTGAAGATTCAGGGGACACGGCAGGAGCGCTTTGCACGTGCAGTAGAAGCCATTGACGTTATTTTGTCAGCAGCCAATTAA
- a CDS encoding DUF554 domain-containing protein: MILPLGSFFNVACIIVGGVCGLALGGRLPERVRHIVFSGLGLCVLIIGIQMGMQSKNLLVLVFSVLLGSITGELLNLEKRLTKAADKLKTLIKSSNSKFTEGFVSTSVLFCIGSMAILGSFEEGLRGEHTILFTKSILDGFAAMAFAATYGAGVLFSALPVFLYQGTLTELATYLQPIMTEGMMTELTATGGALIIGIGISLLELRTISLTNMLPALFFAPILTYFLG; encoded by the coding sequence TATCGTAGGAGGCGTATGCGGGCTGGCCCTTGGCGGACGCCTGCCAGAACGGGTACGGCATATTGTTTTTTCTGGCTTGGGGTTGTGCGTTCTGATCATCGGCATTCAAATGGGTATGCAAAGCAAGAACCTATTAGTTCTCGTTTTCAGCGTACTTCTCGGCTCCATCACAGGTGAACTGCTTAATTTAGAAAAAAGACTCACAAAAGCCGCAGACAAACTCAAAACACTCATAAAATCGAGCAACTCAAAATTCACAGAAGGATTTGTTTCTACGTCTGTGCTCTTCTGTATCGGATCTATGGCAATACTCGGATCTTTTGAAGAGGGCCTGCGGGGCGAACATACAATCCTGTTCACTAAATCCATCCTTGATGGATTTGCTGCTATGGCCTTTGCTGCCACCTACGGCGCTGGTGTTCTGTTTTCTGCTCTTCCGGTTTTTCTTTATCAGGGAACCCTCACAGAACTTGCAACCTACCTGCAGCCAATCATGACTGAAGGCATGATGACTGAACTCACAGCAACAGGCGGCGCACTCATTATCGGAATTGGCATCAGCTTGCTCGAACTTCGCACCATTTCGTTAACCAACATGCTGCCTGCTCTATTCTTTGCACCGATTCTTACCTATTTCTTAGGATAA